In Lolium rigidum isolate FL_2022 chromosome 3, APGP_CSIRO_Lrig_0.1, whole genome shotgun sequence, the genomic window GGACGGTGGACCGGCCAGCGGTGGTTACGGGAAGGCCGGAGGTGGAGAAGAAGATCTATTGAGAGTACAGCCTTAGACAGACCCTAAAACTATTTTGGAATCTAACTCCTAAATTCGGTGCCAGCAAGGATAGAaccgaagatgtacatgtaggcaCCAAGATTTTTCATCGCCGACACAAAGTCAAGTTAGGTCGGTAGGGCCGAACCAAACCAAAAAAAATAATATTGGCACCGACCTACACCACTTCAGCTTCATTTTCTTTGGCGCCGAACTTAGGGGTCAGATTTCGAAATAGTTTTGGAGGGTTAGATGAGACATTAGTTTTGTTAAAAGGGtcagatttgtcaaaaaaaaaaagatgtagtATATATGTTGTATTACCTCGGTTCTGAAATATAGTATATTTTGCAATTTTTAGCTTTTTAAGACATACTACATTTTGGAACAGATGTAGTACGGAGTATATATTTTCCTATCGTCAGCCTCTGAGCTTACAAACAAATGTGGATTAATCAGCCTGCTCGGCGAGCATACAAGGAAAACGCCAGAAACTAAGCAAACCGGCCAGGATTTATAATTCCATAGTGTCTCTGCGTTGGACATGCCCTAAGTAGTAAAGTTGATAGGTTCATAATTTTCTTAGAAAATATGATCATAATCcacaagcaacacaaagaaagctTATCAATTTATCATGTGGACAAGAAAGGGCCCTAAAAATACATGCAGATAAGAAAAGAACATGTGAAACAGAAATATACAGGAGCCCCCAGCAGGTACATAACAGAGGAGAAAGAAGCCAAAATCAAAATGTTGTATGTTAAGCTCTCGACTCATCAAATCATGTCAGCAGCTGCTGTCTGCTGCATAGTATTAACAAGCAAAAAAGATCGGCATGATTCCGGTACAGGACAATGCTGATATCAATCCACATCTGCTTGTATGCTCGGCCGAGAGCAGGCTGATTAATCTTCCACGCGAGTTTTACAATGGGATCCATTCCCGTATGTTCTATCAATTACACTTCTAATCTTGCCAAAAAAGAACACAGCATGGGCATTTGCGGCGAATTATTGACAATAACTAATCTATAGTagtataatcatcaacagtatggCAAAACCATTGTTAAGTTTCCAGTTCCAGAAGTGCTTTTCTACATAACGCCTGGTCTGCTGTATATAAATATCAGCTCTCATTTACCTGAGATGCAAAGTGTTAGAGTCGACCAGATGAGTAAAAGTTGTTCTTAACAAGCAACAGACATAAAGAGGAATTAGTGCGCTCAGGGCAACTGATGACAAAATATAAAAGAACAGAAAgtatagtactggtggaagtcaaACCGTCTTAGGGGTAACTTAGAAAACTACAAACCAGACCGAATATAAAAGGCTGCCATGTGGAAGAAACTTCGTGCAATTTCTATAGCAATGAACAGAGGCAATTAAAAATactaaagcattcattcttttgcAAACAATTTTTTCGCATAGGGCCAGGTAACTGCCACAACAAGCTAAATGTTCTTGTGTAACGACATAGATAAGTAGTGGGAAGGTAAAAAGAAATTTCTGTGTGGCACAATCCAGTTGTGAAAAACAAACTTACCATAATTTTGGTGTTTCTTTGAGAAGTTATACAAGGCTTTCACAATCGCGCCGTATTTCATTGATTTCAGAGGACCCATATGCCTGGAAAATATAAATattaagattttccagtgctgaaAATAGATAGTGATGGACTGATGGTAATTTGTTCAATCACACTTCAGGTTGAACTGTTAGCACATGACTGAAGAATGGTTTTCTCTGCTCTACCTGTAACACTCAAAATCTAAAGAGATAGATACTTTCAGGGACAGCCAACTAAGCACGACCATCTATATAATTTTGGATCATTACCAGATTTTATCAATATATGGGCTGAATGCATTTAAAGGAAAATCTGAGAAATGCAATTCTTCCGAAACTGTAACTTGAGAAATTTTATGTGATGCCATAGGTGTACAGTAGAACTCCAACCACATTGTTTTTATGTCGTATGTCAATATACATATGTATGGACAAGAGTACTTTATGTATCAAAGAATGATAGCATGCCATCTAAATTCAGTATGAAAGGAGTATTGCAACACTTGTAGGAAGCATACTAGATGAGGGAACTTACATAATCTCAGTATATCGCAATCTCCATGCAGGAAAACCTAGATGGCATCTGGCAGGACCATACACAAGAAGAAGATCAGGTTCTGGTCCACCACAACCTAATGTACAGAGCAGGCACTTAAGTACTCATCTAGAAATGCAATAATGTAAATTCTgaaatcactagcacatgataTATTGGAATATAAGATATATCATGCATGAAAAGGGGGTTGTTTAAACGTACCTACGGATTTCAGTGCACTAGCCATGTCAGTTTCTGTAAATAATGGCTCGCTTTTGACATTCTCGTGAGCAGATCTATCACCGTTTAAATAATTTGAGCAAAGTAAACTGGCTGCTTTAGCAATGCCCTCCTTGCCATCGGAACCAGAAATACACTCTAGCGTCATCCCTTTGTGACAACAGTCTAAAGCTTTGATGTTTGCACTGACATCCTACATATTGCCATAACCCATGATTCATAGAAACCATCGAAAccataactcataatgaatgcaAATGGTAGGCTTTAGATAGAAAATGAGGCAAACTCAAGTCTGTAACTTACCAAATAATCTCCGGATTTTTCATCTTTTGAGCCATTCATACTAGGTTCAAACAATTTCTTTAGCACTCCTGTGTTGCAGTATAGAATGGTAAGATACATCTCTTATATAATACTAACTTTTCATGCATCAGTAAATATCACAAGCTGAAATGTACAAGGCAACATGGCTATTCATTTGAGTTGTTCTGTTCTGCCCTACCCTCCAAATATGAATACGGCTCTGCATTGCAGCTTAATCTTTCTTGATTTCTGTAACGATGTTAATTTTCGCATGGTATGCTGTAGGCACATATGACGATAGATTTCAAACTGAAGACAGTACCTACAA contains:
- the LOC124694918 gene encoding dehydrodolichyl diphosphate synthase complex subunit NUS1-like; the protein is MGTKAMDAFVANETPVFMNKPPPHVFKLMSLPSIIIKLALGLLWCTIHVVISLFSLCSHLMVNLECYLISSGLLRKYRNLQLSRIKYLAVVVDSREAKNTVKINQLLCWLKTLGVKYVCLYDFDGVLKKLFEPSMNGSKDEKSGDYLDVSANIKALDCCHKGMTLECISGSDGKEGIAKAASLLCSNYLNGDRSAHENVKSEPLFTETDMASALKSVGCGGPEPDLLLVYGPARCHLGFPAWRLRYTEIMHMGPLKSMKYGAIVKALYNFSKKHQNYGK